The Exiguobacterium acetylicum genome includes a window with the following:
- a CDS encoding SulP family inorganic anion transporter: MFTQWKKEWFLQPKADLLSGIVVALALVPEAIAFSLIAGVNPMVGLYASVIIAIVISIAGGRPGMISAATGAMALVVVQLVKDHGVDYLLAAGILAGLLQITFGFLGIAKLLRFIPRAVMVGFVNALAILIFSAQLPQFEGQNWIMYAMVAASLAIILLFPRVTKAIPAPLVAITIMTVLTVVFSLDTRVIGDMGQIEAALPSFFLPDVPFSLETLQIIFPYALSLAFVGLIESLLTARIVDEMTETTSNKAMESRGQGIANIIAGMFGGMPGCAMIGQSVINVTSGGRGRLSTLTAGVFLMLLMFTMNDLLMTIPMGALVGVMFFVSYATFDWGSFKMLKTSPKSDSAVMLATVLVTVLTNDLSMGVLVGILLAALLFASKISRIQVEREEQAERVHYTIRGPLFFASTTAFAEQFQLEADPSSVITLDFSACHLFDDSAIEAIENVVLKYERLGKKVELTGLNEESQALVDRLAQRIA, from the coding sequence ATGTTTACTCAGTGGAAAAAAGAGTGGTTCCTGCAACCAAAAGCGGATCTATTGTCCGGCATCGTCGTTGCCTTGGCACTTGTTCCAGAAGCGATTGCGTTTTCGTTGATTGCTGGTGTCAATCCGATGGTCGGTTTATATGCTTCCGTCATCATTGCAATCGTCATCTCGATTGCTGGTGGTCGCCCCGGAATGATTTCGGCTGCAACCGGTGCGATGGCACTTGTCGTCGTGCAACTCGTTAAGGATCATGGCGTCGATTATTTACTTGCTGCCGGTATTCTTGCCGGGCTTTTGCAAATCACATTCGGCTTTTTAGGAATCGCCAAATTATTACGCTTCATTCCCCGAGCAGTCATGGTTGGATTCGTCAACGCTCTGGCAATTTTGATCTTCTCGGCGCAACTCCCTCAATTCGAAGGGCAAAACTGGATCATGTACGCAATGGTTGCCGCATCTCTTGCCATCATCTTGTTATTCCCACGCGTGACGAAAGCCATTCCGGCACCACTCGTTGCGATCACGATCATGACGGTGTTGACGGTCGTCTTCTCACTCGATACACGAGTCATTGGAGACATGGGACAAATCGAAGCGGCGTTACCAAGCTTCTTCTTGCCGGATGTTCCGTTCTCACTTGAGACGCTCCAAATCATCTTCCCGTATGCCTTATCCCTTGCTTTCGTTGGATTGATCGAATCGTTGCTGACGGCACGAATCGTCGATGAGATGACGGAGACAACGTCAAACAAAGCAATGGAATCACGCGGACAAGGCATTGCGAACATCATCGCTGGTATGTTCGGTGGTATGCCGGGCTGTGCGATGATTGGTCAATCGGTCATCAATGTCACGTCCGGTGGGCGTGGTCGATTGTCGACGTTGACAGCAGGTGTGTTCCTGATGCTGTTGATGTTTACGATGAACGATCTATTGATGACGATTCCGATGGGAGCACTCGTCGGTGTTATGTTCTTCGTCTCGTATGCGACATTTGACTGGGGTTCATTCAAGATGCTCAAGACGTCACCGAAGAGTGATTCTGCGGTCATGCTCGCAACCGTTCTCGTCACCGTATTGACGAACGACTTATCAATGGGCGTTCTTGTCGGAATCTTGCTCGCTGCACTATTGTTCGCTTCTAAAATTTCTCGTATTCAAGTAGAACGAGAAGAGCAAGCGGAACGTGTGCATTATACGATTCGTGGACCGTTATTCTTTGCGTCGACGACGGCATTTGCAGAACAGTTCCAGCTCGAAGCTGATCCATCGTCCGTCATCACGCTCGATTTCTCTGCGTGTCACTTATTTGATGATTCAGCCATCGAAGCGATCGAAAACGTCGTCTTGAAATACGAACGACTCGGAAAAAAAGTCGAACTCACTGGATTAAATGAAGAGTCGCAAGCGCTCGTCGATCGACTAGCTCAGCGGATTGCGTAA
- a CDS encoding fumarylacetoacetate hydrolase family protein yields MKWFRFEQEGKVGIGVEQDGSTYDVTAQVYTDSLLEVISREFDVDLDLDIAPVLKGDVRKLAPYVPARNVICVGKNYADHIKEMDTAGAGKFVLFTKAPTSIVGPFEPIERHADLTEQLDYEGELAIIIGTTGRDLTTENALDHVFGYSIVNDVTARDLQKEHVQFFRGKSLDGFCPFGPVIVSADNFDPTDVLVETRVNGQLRQSGSTALMLRDVVTILVEVSRGMTLEAGDVIATGTPAGVGHGMKPPVYLQTGDVVEVSIAGIGRLQNEVQ; encoded by the coding sequence ATGAAATGGTTTCGATTTGAGCAAGAGGGAAAAGTAGGTATCGGGGTTGAACAGGATGGCTCTACATATGATGTAACGGCACAAGTCTATACGGATTCGCTACTCGAAGTGATCTCACGCGAGTTCGATGTTGATCTCGATCTGGATATCGCACCAGTACTAAAAGGGGATGTTCGTAAGCTAGCTCCGTATGTTCCGGCACGAAATGTCATCTGTGTCGGCAAGAACTACGCCGATCACATCAAAGAGATGGATACAGCGGGAGCAGGGAAATTCGTTTTATTCACAAAAGCCCCGACATCGATCGTTGGACCGTTCGAACCGATTGAACGGCATGCGGATCTAACAGAGCAACTTGATTACGAAGGGGAACTCGCTATCATCATCGGTACGACGGGTCGTGATTTAACAACAGAGAATGCACTTGATCATGTGTTTGGCTATAGCATCGTCAATGACGTGACAGCGCGAGACTTACAAAAAGAACATGTCCAGTTCTTCCGCGGTAAATCACTTGATGGTTTCTGTCCGTTCGGACCAGTCATCGTCTCAGCGGACAACTTTGATCCGACTGACGTCCTCGTCGAGACACGTGTGAACGGACAACTCCGTCAGTCGGGATCAACCGCCTTGATGTTGCGTGACGTCGTGACGATTTTGGTCGAAGTGTCACGCGGGATGACACTTGAAGCCGGTGACGTGATTGCGACAGGAACTCCTGCTGGCGTAGGTCACGGGATGAAACCGCCCGTCTATCTACAGACGGGGGATGTCGTCGAAGTCTCAATCGCAGGGATTGGTCGCCTGCAAAATGAAGTCCAGTGA
- a CDS encoding DeoR/GlpR family DNA-binding transcription regulator: protein MLTKKRHQLILELLAREEVVKMQKIVEQTGASESTIRRDLSQLETAGHLRRVHGGATANHLQIEEPSYFEKSDQHVEEKERIARAAADLIEDGMYVYLDAGTTTLAIVPYLEEKAITVVTNSLPLANTLLYHRIPTFVVGGQLKHSTQALVGYNAREGMLIYHFDVAFLGMNGVHPTQGFTTPDPEEALVKKTAIELAKQSYVLVDETKLDAISFSRVASLQAATIITTTSSEQEAKYSQYTEVVNAK, encoded by the coding sequence ATGTTAACCAAAAAACGCCATCAACTCATCCTCGAGCTTTTAGCTCGAGAAGAAGTCGTCAAAATGCAAAAGATCGTCGAGCAAACCGGTGCGAGTGAATCCACGATTCGTCGGGATCTATCACAACTCGAGACAGCAGGTCATCTGCGTCGGGTGCACGGGGGAGCGACAGCGAACCATTTGCAAATTGAAGAACCGAGTTATTTCGAGAAGAGCGACCAACATGTCGAAGAGAAGGAACGGATCGCGCGAGCGGCTGCCGACCTGATCGAGGATGGCATGTATGTCTATCTCGATGCTGGAACGACGACGCTTGCCATCGTTCCATATCTCGAAGAGAAGGCGATTACGGTCGTAACGAACAGTCTTCCTCTAGCGAACACGTTACTCTATCACCGTATCCCGACGTTCGTCGTCGGAGGTCAACTCAAGCATTCAACGCAAGCACTCGTCGGTTACAATGCACGTGAAGGAATGTTGATTTACCATTTTGATGTCGCGTTCCTTGGGATGAACGGTGTTCATCCGACACAAGGCTTCACGACACCAGATCCGGAAGAGGCACTCGTAAAGAAGACAGCGATCGAATTAGCAAAACAATCGTATGTACTCGTCGATGAGACGAAGCTGGATGCGATCAGCTTCAGTCGGGTGGCGTCCTTGCAAGCGGCGACGATCATCACGACGACATCCAGTGAGCAAGAAGCGAAATACAGTCAATACACAGAGGTGGTGAACGCGAAATGA
- the pfkB gene encoding 1-phosphofructokinase: MIYTLTLNPSIDYYVTLPVFEAGQVNRVEQAEKVAGGKGINVSLVLKNYEVETQALGFLGGSTGQFIRTELEKRGVLTDFTPIQDETRINVKIRADQESELNAAGPKIQPEELEHLLSRFKTMQAGDIVVFAGSIPSSLPHDLYRHIATILNERNVRFAVDTTKEAMLEVLPLGPFLIKPNHHELGEIFDVEITSKEMAVPYAQQLVERGAENVVISFAGDGALLVNRQGAYTANTPAGKLVNSVGAGDSLVAGFVASHALGKSPEEAFRYAVTTGSASAYSFGLCTKEDIDRLIKDVNVVELIQS; this comes from the coding sequence ATGATTTATACACTGACACTCAACCCATCCATCGACTATTATGTCACGTTACCGGTATTTGAGGCAGGACAAGTCAATCGTGTCGAACAGGCGGAAAAAGTGGCTGGAGGGAAAGGAATCAACGTCTCTCTCGTCCTAAAAAACTATGAGGTAGAAACACAAGCACTCGGATTTCTTGGAGGAAGTACCGGACAATTCATCCGGACGGAACTCGAGAAACGAGGCGTGTTAACAGACTTCACACCGATTCAAGATGAAACGCGGATCAACGTGAAGATTCGTGCCGATCAAGAATCTGAGTTAAATGCAGCGGGACCGAAGATTCAACCGGAAGAGCTGGAGCATTTATTATCCCGATTCAAGACGATGCAAGCCGGTGACATCGTCGTCTTCGCAGGCAGTATCCCAAGCAGTCTACCGCATGATCTCTATCGTCATATCGCGACGATCTTGAATGAACGGAATGTCCGCTTCGCCGTCGATACGACGAAGGAAGCGATGCTTGAAGTCTTACCGCTCGGTCCATTTTTAATTAAGCCGAATCACCATGAACTCGGTGAAATCTTCGACGTCGAGATTACGTCGAAGGAGATGGCGGTTCCGTACGCACAACAACTCGTTGAACGTGGTGCTGAGAACGTCGTCATCTCATTTGCAGGAGACGGAGCACTGCTCGTCAATCGTCAAGGTGCCTATACGGCAAACACACCGGCAGGGAAGCTCGTCAACTCCGTCGGTGCCGGAGATTCACTCGTCGCCGGATTCGTCGCCAGCCACGCGCTCGGCAAATCACCAGAAGAAGCGTTTCGTTATGCGGTAACGACTGGTAGTGCGTCTGCTTATTCCTTCGGTCTTTGTACGAAGGAAGATATCGATCGTCTCATCAAAGACGTCAATGTCGTTGAACTCATTCAATCCTAA
- a CDS encoding PTS fructose transporter subunit IIABC, whose amino-acid sequence MKITDLLTRDTIQLDLQASSKAAVIDELVNVLDRAGKLNDRSAYKEAILAREAQSTTGLGEGIAIPHAKTAAVKTPAIAFGRSAGVDYEALDGQPSRLFFMIAAGENADNAHLETLSKLSVYLMDMNFRDTILAAKTKDEVIAAIEAKEREEEGPVDVSSDNVDQDAPYILAVTACPTGIAHTYMAADALRQKAEEMGVRIKVETNGSTGVKNGLTQQDINDATAIIVAADKAVEMDRFNGKHVVEVPVAQGIRKPQELINRAVKQDAPVYKASGSSESSKPARGGFYKHLMSGVSAMLPLVVAGGLLIAISFFWGINSANPDDPSYNEFAAQLMTIGQAAFGLLIPILAGFIAMSIADKPGLAPGLIAGFLASSGNAGFLGGLIAGFLAGYVVLLLVKVFKGLPAALEGIKPVLLYPLFGSFITGMIMLLVINEPIAQFMTWLTDSLNGLSGGNAILLGMLVAGMMAIDMGGPINKTAYVFGTAALTAGNTEVMAAVMAGGMVPPLIVAFSSTLFARKKFTPQEREAGIAAYAMGASFVTEGAIPFAAADPLRVIPSSVIGSAIAGALTIVFGVLLPAPHGGIFVFPLLDGPSGTVMAIVGYAGAILIGSLVGAAILSFLKKPLVDQSVAKAEMTEGTGTKAS is encoded by the coding sequence ATGAAAATTACTGATCTCTTGACACGTGATACGATTCAGCTTGATTTACAAGCGTCATCTAAAGCCGCTGTCATCGACGAACTCGTCAACGTCCTCGATCGGGCAGGAAAACTGAACGATCGCTCGGCATATAAAGAAGCGATTCTCGCACGGGAAGCGCAAAGTACGACAGGTTTAGGGGAAGGTATTGCCATTCCACACGCAAAAACAGCAGCAGTCAAAACACCAGCGATCGCTTTCGGTCGTTCGGCAGGTGTTGACTACGAAGCACTCGATGGTCAACCAAGTCGGTTGTTCTTCATGATCGCAGCGGGTGAGAACGCAGATAATGCGCACCTTGAAACACTTTCGAAGCTATCGGTTTATCTGATGGATATGAACTTCCGCGATACGATCCTTGCGGCTAAAACGAAAGACGAAGTCATCGCAGCAATCGAAGCGAAGGAACGTGAAGAAGAAGGTCCAGTTGACGTCTCAAGCGACAACGTTGACCAAGACGCACCGTATATTCTCGCTGTCACAGCTTGTCCGACAGGGATTGCACACACGTATATGGCGGCTGATGCCCTTCGTCAAAAAGCAGAAGAGATGGGTGTCCGCATCAAAGTCGAGACGAACGGATCGACAGGCGTCAAGAACGGTTTGACACAACAAGACATCAACGATGCGACAGCCATCATCGTCGCAGCGGATAAAGCGGTTGAGATGGATCGCTTCAACGGGAAACACGTCGTCGAAGTACCAGTTGCACAAGGAATTCGTAAACCACAAGAATTAATCAACCGTGCCGTCAAACAGGACGCACCTGTTTATAAAGCGAGCGGTTCAAGCGAAAGTTCGAAACCAGCTCGTGGTGGATTCTACAAACACTTAATGAGTGGGGTATCCGCAATGTTGCCACTCGTCGTTGCTGGTGGTCTCTTGATCGCGATCAGCTTCTTCTGGGGAATCAACTCTGCGAACCCGGATGATCCGTCATACAACGAGTTCGCTGCTCAGTTGATGACGATCGGACAAGCCGCATTCGGTCTCTTGATTCCAATCCTTGCTGGATTCATCGCGATGTCGATCGCTGATAAACCAGGTCTTGCTCCTGGTCTGATCGCTGGTTTCCTTGCAAGCAGTGGTAACGCTGGTTTCCTCGGTGGATTGATTGCCGGTTTCCTTGCTGGTTACGTCGTGCTCTTACTCGTTAAAGTCTTCAAAGGTCTCCCGGCAGCTCTTGAAGGAATCAAACCAGTCTTGCTCTATCCACTGTTTGGTTCATTCATCACAGGGATGATCATGTTACTCGTCATCAATGAGCCGATCGCGCAATTCATGACATGGCTCACGGATTCGTTGAACGGGCTCAGCGGTGGGAACGCAATCCTCCTCGGTATGCTCGTCGCAGGTATGATGGCAATCGACATGGGTGGTCCAATCAACAAAACAGCATATGTATTCGGTACAGCTGCTCTTACAGCAGGTAACACGGAAGTCATGGCAGCCGTCATGGCAGGTGGGATGGTTCCACCACTCATCGTGGCCTTCTCATCAACATTGTTCGCACGTAAAAAATTCACACCACAAGAACGTGAAGCAGGTATCGCTGCTTACGCAATGGGTGCATCGTTCGTCACAGAAGGTGCGATTCCATTCGCAGCAGCCGATCCACTCCGCGTCATTCCGTCAAGCGTTATTGGTTCAGCGATCGCTGGTGCGTTGACGATCGTCTTCGGCGTCTTGCTCCCAGCACCACACGGCGGTATCTTCGTCTTCCCGTTACTTGATGGTCCATCAGGTACGGTCATGGCAATCGTCGGTTACGCGGGTGCGATCCTCATCGGTTCACTCGTCGGTGCGGCAATCCTATCCTTCCTCAAAAAACCGCTTGTTGACCAATCGGTCGCGAAAGCGGAAATGACAGAAGGAACAGGTACGAAAGCATCATAA
- a CDS encoding FUSC family protein translates to MGGQSLQIGPRTIKTGLAVILALLISNLFNLSPILPAISAATTLLPSVYQTWKQFLEEAEANLIGAFLTLLALWILGDNPANPLAIGIVIMAAISILLAFGFGRTIPHVVLMIIVILESVATATEPLWQVVLIRYLLVMLGIGCALGINALIFPPRYGNVYYQKATKLFEKLLVVTRAIAFEGKVVPYRAAIDKMSSSLLETQNLFNLHKEEIRGTRQKHASLLRNLLILKHMQSCLERGVATAERFREREKALDSIADDLRSELFYHLMHIAQRQEKVLLTYDLLLTEEPLAMEDLVKENIAFVKHSFLDRDELEEEVIMEILPIVVSMNEWIQELEAFEKRLNGALRRHITSLTIEQKSVRDKTFNRFKRKKAIDESKK, encoded by the coding sequence ATGGGTGGACAATCCTTACAAATCGGACCACGGACCATCAAGACAGGTCTTGCGGTCATCTTGGCGCTGTTGATCAGTAACCTGTTCAACCTCAGCCCGATCCTACCTGCGATATCGGCAGCGACGACACTCCTGCCCTCGGTCTATCAGACATGGAAACAATTTCTTGAGGAGGCGGAAGCCAACTTGATTGGTGCCTTCCTGACGTTGCTCGCATTATGGATTTTAGGGGATAATCCGGCCAATCCACTCGCGATCGGTATCGTCATCATGGCAGCGATTTCGATCTTACTTGCTTTTGGTTTTGGACGGACGATTCCACACGTCGTCCTGATGATCATCGTCATTCTCGAAAGTGTCGCGACTGCGACAGAACCACTCTGGCAAGTCGTCTTAATTCGCTACTTGCTCGTTATGCTTGGGATCGGCTGTGCGCTCGGCATCAATGCACTGATCTTTCCACCGCGTTATGGCAACGTCTACTACCAGAAAGCGACGAAACTCTTCGAAAAGTTGCTCGTCGTTACGCGAGCGATTGCCTTTGAAGGAAAGGTCGTTCCGTATCGTGCGGCAATCGATAAGATGTCAAGTTCACTCCTTGAGACACAAAATCTGTTCAACCTACACAAGGAAGAGATCCGAGGAACGCGTCAGAAGCACGCCTCGCTCTTACGGAACCTGTTGATTCTCAAACATATGCAATCGTGCCTCGAACGTGGTGTCGCGACAGCAGAGCGCTTCAGAGAGCGAGAGAAGGCACTCGACTCGATTGCTGACGATCTTCGGAGCGAATTGTTCTATCACTTGATGCATATCGCCCAGCGCCAGGAGAAGGTCTTACTGACATATGATCTCCTGTTGACGGAAGAACCACTCGCAATGGAGGATCTCGTCAAAGAAAACATTGCCTTCGTCAAGCATTCGTTTCTCGATCGAGATGAGCTCGAGGAAGAAGTCATCATGGAAATTCTACCAATCGTCGTCTCGATGAATGAGTGGATCCAAGAACTTGAAGCATTCGAAAAACGGCTCAATGGCGCGCTTCGTCGTCACATCACATCACTGACGATCGAGCAAAAATCGGTCCGGGATAAAACATTTAATCGATTTAAACGCAAAAAAGCCATTGACGAAAGTAAAAAGTAA
- a CDS encoding aromatic amino acid hydroxylase — MSTPIIPSHLRPHVAPQHYEDYTPTDHAVWRYVMRLNLNTLQDTAHPAYLEGLAASGISPERIPDVREMTANLSRGGWGTVAVDGLIPGVAFFDFQGHGLLPIATDIRKVDNILYTPAPDILHEAAGHAPILMNPVYAEFVRRFGEIGAHAFNHKAEHDVFKALKKLTIVKESPFSTPADIEQAEIELAETRTHVKGISEANEISRLFWWTVEFGLIGDIDNPQIYGAGLLSSVGESRHCLTDAVVKHPFSLEKALATKHDVTSMQKELFVCESFEQLRDALEEFAQSMSYIRGGIHGLTKAVESGNLSTLVFESGLSLVGVPETQEIHDSLHLVKLTGPTALAANGEVLTGQGLADHPEGFTLLHGKELNEVLMQVKVGERLDWTEGKVQVTGDISAIQNVNGHRALVVLETATLTNDGKTMTMDRMELIVGDITSAFPGTEVEALKPIPETVEFERIERPLTAADPIFEVVREIREGRAGRERLPQLIDQTLVQLPDAWLLRLELLELADEVDQPRLIADLNRLKATSEQRDELITRGMALLDVVHQ, encoded by the coding sequence ATGTCTACACCAATCATTCCAAGTCACTTACGTCCACACGTCGCACCACAGCACTACGAAGATTACACGCCAACGGATCATGCCGTGTGGAGATACGTCATGCGACTGAACTTAAATACATTACAAGATACGGCGCATCCGGCATACCTTGAAGGACTTGCCGCATCAGGTATTAGCCCGGAACGGATTCCAGACGTGCGCGAGATGACAGCGAACCTAAGCCGTGGTGGCTGGGGAACAGTCGCTGTCGATGGTCTCATTCCTGGCGTCGCGTTCTTCGATTTCCAAGGTCACGGTTTATTGCCGATCGCAACTGATATCCGGAAAGTTGATAACATTCTCTACACACCGGCACCGGACATCTTGCACGAAGCAGCGGGACATGCTCCGATCTTAATGAATCCGGTCTACGCAGAATTCGTTCGTCGCTTTGGTGAAATCGGGGCACACGCCTTTAACCATAAAGCAGAGCATGACGTCTTCAAGGCACTCAAGAAATTGACGATCGTCAAAGAGAGCCCATTCTCGACACCAGCCGATATCGAGCAAGCTGAAATCGAGCTCGCTGAGACACGGACACACGTCAAAGGCATCTCTGAAGCGAACGAAATCTCACGTCTGTTCTGGTGGACAGTTGAATTTGGTCTGATCGGTGACATCGACAATCCACAAATCTACGGTGCAGGTCTTCTCTCATCAGTCGGTGAAAGTCGTCACTGCTTGACCGACGCCGTCGTCAAACATCCGTTCTCGCTTGAGAAAGCACTCGCGACGAAACATGACGTAACGAGCATGCAAAAGGAACTCTTCGTCTGTGAATCGTTCGAACAACTCCGCGATGCACTGGAAGAATTCGCACAGTCGATGTCATACATCCGCGGTGGCATCCACGGACTGACGAAAGCGGTCGAATCGGGTAACTTGTCGACGCTCGTCTTCGAGAGTGGTCTCTCGCTCGTCGGTGTTCCTGAAACACAAGAGATTCACGACTCATTGCATCTCGTCAAACTGACAGGACCGACAGCACTTGCTGCAAACGGTGAAGTATTGACGGGTCAAGGACTTGCAGATCATCCGGAAGGTTTTACACTCCTTCACGGCAAGGAATTAAATGAAGTATTGATGCAAGTTAAAGTCGGTGAACGTCTTGACTGGACGGAAGGCAAAGTCCAAGTTACAGGTGATATCTCAGCGATTCAAAACGTCAATGGTCACCGAGCACTCGTCGTTTTAGAGACAGCGACACTAACGAACGATGGAAAAACGATGACGATGGACCGGATGGAATTAATCGTCGGTGACATCACGTCAGCATTCCCAGGAACGGAAGTTGAAGCACTGAAGCCGATTCCGGAAACGGTCGAGTTCGAACGAATCGAACGTCCGTTGACAGCGGCTGATCCGATCTTCGAAGTCGTCCGTGAGATTCGCGAAGGGCGTGCTGGGCGTGAACGGTTACCACAACTGATCGATCAGACACTCGTCCAGTTACCAGATGCTTGGTTGCTTCGTCTTGAATTACTCGAGTTAGCGGACGAAGTCGATCAACCTCGTCTGATCGCTGATCTTAATCGCTTAAAAGCAACATCTGAGCAACGGGATGAATTGATCACACGCGGGATGGCATTACTTGACGTCGTTCATCAATGA
- a CDS encoding MGMT family protein produces the protein MTPFTQEVLAIIRSIPAGRVMTYGQVARLAGHPRSARQVARILHSMSKTERLPWHRVLAAGGKLSLEGDEQRLALEAEGIEFLTARQLDLSRYQVRSE, from the coding sequence ATGACCCCATTCACGCAAGAAGTCTTAGCAATCATCCGCTCGATTCCAGCTGGTCGTGTCATGACTTATGGACAAGTCGCTCGACTCGCCGGTCATCCACGGAGTGCACGACAAGTGGCGCGGATTCTTCACAGCATGAGTAAGACGGAACGTCTACCATGGCACCGTGTTCTTGCTGCTGGTGGGAAACTGTCGCTTGAAGGTGACGAACAACGACTCGCGCTTGAAGCAGAAGGAATCGAGTTTCTAACGGCTCGTCAACTCGATTTATCGCGTTATCAAGTAAGAAGCGAATAG
- a CDS encoding cation diffusion facilitator family transporter → MGEFITLLRRGNRSALTAAIVNSVIAIIKAVAYVLTGNVAMFAEMMHTLGDAANQFFVFIGSALSKKAPTKRFPNGFGRLVNLVLLGAILFVGIMAYETIHEGIAHIIEPTESTGFWITLSVLFVGVVLESGVFVKAMQEIAHDAKLDSKGPRLILDSFRSLKQAKPATRLVFLEDLVATAGGVVAMIAVVISHVTPFHQAEGIASILIGLMMFYVVGNVFLQNAAGALGEADETMAARLGGLIMKDPDVKDISKLEVIKEGDHFHVEVEIEVDPTLTIAQADDIKDRLELQIRLQQGIIDVTIGFDEDDKIQQYIVATDET, encoded by the coding sequence ATGGGAGAATTCATTACGTTATTACGCCGGGGTAACCGGTCGGCGCTGACGGCAGCAATCGTTAACTCCGTCATCGCTATCATTAAGGCAGTCGCCTATGTCTTGACGGGAAATGTCGCCATGTTCGCGGAGATGATGCATACGCTCGGTGACGCTGCTAACCAATTTTTTGTCTTCATCGGTTCTGCCCTCAGTAAAAAGGCACCAACAAAACGGTTCCCGAACGGCTTCGGTCGTCTCGTCAATCTCGTGTTACTTGGTGCGATCCTCTTCGTCGGCATCATGGCGTACGAAACGATTCATGAAGGGATCGCCCACATCATCGAACCGACCGAATCGACAGGTTTTTGGATTACGTTATCCGTCTTGTTCGTCGGTGTCGTTTTAGAGAGTGGTGTATTTGTTAAAGCGATGCAGGAAATTGCTCATGACGCAAAACTCGACTCAAAAGGACCACGTCTTATTCTCGACAGCTTCCGCTCACTCAAACAAGCGAAACCAGCAACACGTCTTGTGTTCCTCGAAGACTTAGTCGCAACAGCTGGTGGCGTCGTCGCGATGATCGCTGTCGTCATTTCGCATGTGACACCGTTCCATCAGGCAGAAGGAATTGCTTCAATCCTGATTGGACTAATGATGTTTTATGTCGTCGGGAACGTCTTCTTGCAAAATGCAGCTGGTGCGCTTGGTGAAGCCGATGAGACGATGGCAGCTCGCCTTGGTGGACTAATCATGAAAGATCCTGACGTCAAAGACATCAGTAAGCTTGAAGTCATTAAAGAAGGAGATCACTTCCACGTCGAAGTAGAGATTGAAGTTGATCCGACGTTGACGATTGCACAAGCGGACGATATCAAGGACCGTCTCGAACTGCAGATTCGCCTGCAACAAGGGATTATTGACGTAACGATTGGTTTTGATGAAGACGATAAGATTCAACAGTACATCGTTGCTACGGACGAAACATGA
- a CDS encoding pyridoxamine 5'-phosphate oxidase family protein produces the protein MSTHTTNQEAVETVKKLIDKIETAMLTTISAEGLVSRPMQTQDIEFDGDLWFLTSKETDKYQELLKNPSVNVAYVDKSYVSIRGTAELVEDIERKKELWSPRYEAYLGTTYEDPKVVLIKVNTEAAEYWETGNTTKSVKQVLKKVVGKDDENEINKTVDLS, from the coding sequence ATGTCAACACATACTACGAATCAAGAAGCAGTCGAAACGGTCAAGAAACTGATTGATAAAATTGAAACAGCCATGCTGACGACGATTTCAGCAGAAGGACTCGTATCCCGTCCGATGCAAACACAAGATATCGAATTTGATGGCGACCTCTGGTTCCTCACTTCAAAAGAGACAGACAAATATCAAGAACTACTTAAAAACCCGAGCGTCAACGTTGCATACGTCGATAAATCATACGTCTCGATCCGCGGGACAGCAGAACTTGTCGAAGACATCGAACGGAAAAAAGAGCTTTGGAGCCCACGTTATGAAGCCTATCTCGGAACGACATACGAAGATCCAAAAGTCGTCTTGATCAAGGTCAACACGGAAGCAGCGGAGTACTGGGAAACAGGAAACACGACGAAATCCGTCAAACAAGTATTGAAAAAAGTCGTCGGTAAAGACGATGAGAACGAAATCAACAAAACAGTCGACCTATCTTAA